The following proteins come from a genomic window of Kitasatospora sp. NBC_01246:
- a CDS encoding FMN-dependent NADH-azoreductase has translation MPSLLHIDASIRHDGSVSRELSAYFATQWRENHPDGGYVYRDLGAEPVPHITHAVREALLDPSGEHGETPEERALSEAVTAEVREATTLIIGAPMYNYTIPSTLKAWVDRLVTPAHMVAPGGDPGLLSGKSVVVVTARGGSYAPGTPREGWDYQEPYLRAVLGAIGLADDLTFVHAELTLAAIVPQMAALKPLAEKSRDTAFETLKTLAA, from the coding sequence CGAGCATTCGTCACGACGGCTCCGTGTCCCGCGAGTTGTCCGCCTACTTCGCCACCCAGTGGCGCGAGAACCACCCCGACGGCGGTTACGTCTACCGCGACCTGGGTGCCGAGCCCGTCCCGCACATCACGCACGCCGTCCGCGAGGCCCTGCTCGACCCGAGCGGCGAGCACGGCGAGACCCCGGAGGAGCGGGCGCTCAGCGAGGCGGTCACCGCCGAGGTGCGCGAGGCGACCACGCTGATCATCGGCGCCCCGATGTACAACTACACCATCCCGTCGACGCTCAAGGCGTGGGTGGACCGTCTCGTCACCCCGGCCCACATGGTGGCTCCCGGCGGCGACCCGGGCCTGCTCAGCGGCAAGTCCGTCGTGGTGGTCACCGCCCGGGGCGGCTCCTACGCCCCCGGCACCCCCCGTGAGGGCTGGGACTACCAGGAGCCGTACCTGCGCGCCGTCCTGGGCGCGATCGGCCTGGCGGACGACCTGACCTTCGTCCACGCCGAGCTGACGCTGGCCGCGATCGTGCCGCAGATGGCCGCGCTCAAGCCGCTGGCGGAGAAGTCCCGGGACACCGCGTTCGAGACGCTCAAGACGCTGGCCGCCTGA